A genomic region of Papaver somniferum cultivar HN1 chromosome 7, ASM357369v1, whole genome shotgun sequence contains the following coding sequences:
- the LOC113295749 gene encoding uncharacterized protein LOC113295749, which produces MVRSIEERNVIMNRFILQQEMHQRRLQQLDDEEAEDKQLIDTLMLVHKNDFNVLHKSHPFEDINYGICPKVCSKINDDQYTHGYYLADGIYPKWLTLVQHYRQLPAGALGNSYRHFNERKIVLRRDVEWSSGILKRKFAIVGGSYRSLSPREMHKIMLTCIILHSMVIQETRHEKEWTNYEYEDLRPDSQPHRGVPARNYVIQNQNLYDILREYLRMNLLEEYGRAGGRNY; this is translated from the exons atggtGAGATCTATTGAAGAGAGGAATGTTATTATGAATCGATTCATATTACAACAAGAAATGCATCAACGGAGGTTGCaacaacttgatgatgaggaagctgaagataaaCAACTAATCGACACTCTGATGCTC GTTCACAAAAATGATTttaatgttttgcacaagtcgcATCCGTTTGAAGATATAAATTATGGAATTTGTCCCAAAGTCTGTTCCAAAATCAACGACGATCAATACACTCATGGGTATTATCTTGCGGATGGCATCTATCCAAAATGGTTAACCTTAGTTCAACATTACCGTCAGCTCCCTGCCGGTGCATTGGGTAATTCATACCGGCATTTTAACGAACGAAAAATTGTGTTGAGGAGGGATGTGGAATGGTCTTctggaattttgaagaggaagttcgcTATCGTTGGTGGGTCATATCGTAGTTTAAGTCCTCGTGAAATGCATAAGATTATGCTCACGTGCATAATTCTACATAgcatggtaattcaggaaacccgtcATGAAAAGGAGTGGACTAACTATGAATATGAAGATTTGAGGCCTGACAGTCAACCACATAGAGGCGTTCCTGCAAGAAACTATGTGATTCAAAACCAGAATCTGTATGACATATTAAGAGAATATCTGAGAATGAATCTTTTGGAAGAGTATGGAAGAGCCGGTGGTCGTAATTATTAA